Part of the Eriocheir sinensis breed Jianghai 21 chromosome 47, ASM2467909v1, whole genome shotgun sequence genome is shown below.
TTGAaatgtgagtgaatgagtgttaAGCCGCTGTCCCTTACAGAGGAGTGTGAGGCGGCACTGAGGGATGATGGAAGATGCCAACACTGAGTGCAAGAAGTTCTGTGCAGACTGGGCCAGCTTCCACAaggtgacacaggtgttggtgAAGGCCGTGCGCAGGATCCACCATGGGGTGCGCGAGGAACACACGCGTCTCAGCGAGGGCGACCGCCCCTCCAGACTCAGGTCCACGGTGCTGGCCAGGCACGAGTCGGCCTACAAGAAGGTCATACTCGGCCTCCAGGACTACTCGGCCAACTTCCTGGAGATGGAGGAGCAGTACCGGGAGTTGGTAAAGAACCGTAGTAAATACTGTAGGATTCAGTTCAGCCGCGTGGTGGAGAGGCACAGCCAGATCGAGATGCAGCGCGACACGATACTCTTTTCTGTGGAGGGCATGATAAAGGCTCAGCTCCGAGTGGCCGCGAGTGACTTCACCGAGAGGTCCAAAAAGCTCCTGGACGCCGGGATCTTTGACGTGATCGGCGCGTACAACGAGGCGCTCGTGAAACTAAAACACATCGTGCCTAAGAAGGAcccgcagcaggaggaggaggaggacgaggaggacgaggagaaggaggagcgagAGAAAATGTACAGGACTGTTATGCCCGACACCCTcgtccctcccctctcctgcctcaAGCAAATCACGGCTTCCAAGGTGCTGCAGACGGTGGCCCGGGAACGCGCGCCGCAGGTGACCCAGTGCATCGCCGAGACCCTTCTCCAGGAGTTCAGGGTCCCGGCGGAGAACGGGACACCGCTGCCCTGGAAGCCCATCACCTTCCACAGCAAGCCGGGCGTGGTGACGGGCGACATCTTCGAGGACGCCATCgccaaggaggaggacgagaacaagaTCAACCAGCAAAAACTTGACCTTGCCCTCAGGATGGAGTTTGGCGAGGACTTCCCCGGCACGGACTACCTCCCCGCCAACGACTCCGGGGAGGCGGCGCGGCCCATCTCTGGCTCCACTGTGGACGCGCTCATCGCCACCAACACAGAACTGCTCAACCTCTTAGTAGATAAGTTTACAAAGACAACGGGAGTGCTCGGTGAGTCATGGGATCTTCTTGCCTGCAGACTGACATGACCATATTGATTAATTTATATGCATGCACAGTCCCTCGATCCCTGTGCTGATAATGCTCCTGGGACCCCATGCAAGTACCTGACCCATTTATTTTTGGAGTTAAACTTTGATTTTCACAAAGATTATGTTCCCAAGATCCCATAAAAGTACATAACCTATTTAATTTTGTAGCTACACCTTAGAAAACTTAGAaaaccactcattaaaaccctactgatccccctttgacctttagaaacagttgatgtgaggagcgaaagtgtctcATGATAACAGCCGCAAGGTGACCACACTAACCCCCTTCGTGTGCCGGCAGTGAAGGGGATGGTGAAGCAAAGCAAGACGGGTGAGAAGCGGCTGAGCAAGGCGGCGCGGACAAGGATAGAGACATATTACGTGGAGCGAGCATGGGGCGAGGGCTCGGAGTTCGTGGAGGAGCTCATGCTGTGGGTGCCGCCCTCCGCCCGCCCTCCGCCCTACCCCCCGCCAGCGCTTCTTCCACCGCAGACACTCTTCCACATCCTCACCACCTTCCAGCACTTCTGCAATCGAGGTTAGTTGTTCTGAATCCTCACTGTCTGTTTCTGTCACTCGCGaaggcctttcccagcatcctccgtctctctctctctctgtctggtgttagtctcCTCTATCCAGCTCTGACCAATTCTTATCCCCTGTGAATTCTTATCCTCTTATGTCATTCAAGACTTCAATTATCTCTTGCTGTCACTGTCTCTCATGaaggcctttcccagcatcctccatctctatctctgtctggtgttagtgtcctcCTCTATCCTGGTCTGACCAAGGCTTTTAATTCTTTGCTAATGTCAGATTCTTTTCCCTTTGAACAAGTCAGGTAGACCATTCAAGACTTCCCTTCATTATGCCTTTCCTGTGTGATGTGAGGTGTGGAGTTACGTATATCATGAAGTTACAAATATACCTCGCCATTGTTTATCTGTCATTTGAGGAGAggcatgtatgtatgtttttagaCCACCTGACTGAATGGTTGGGGCAGGGCGCTAGCTATCAGGGCCAAAAGAAGTGTTCCATATCTACCATAGGAATAGATGTAGTGGGATCCATTGGTCTATTTACGGACATACTCGTAGTTCACGGACACACGGGCACTCGGTCTAAGGCACTTAACAGCTGCACCCACCCCGTCAAGGCCCATGTATGTATGTTTCACCTCCTACATCGGCATACATTATAGCATCCTATGTACTGACAGCTCGACACAGGCTTTTCTTTGTTGAATGTGCAGGCTAATAGTAATGGAAGGCTGCCTACCATTGCAGATAAAAGAGACAGCCTTCCATTACTATTAGCCTGCACATTCAACAAAGAAAAGCCTGTGTCGAGCTGTCAGTAcatcttattgtccttaaaatatagaaacagtaacacctccctttctttccttttctttgtggttcttttttgtctttataGTGATGCAACGACTtcagttccttcttcttcttcttccttcctctgcagcTCTTGTCCCTGAGTCATGCCGTGCCAGCTGTGAGGGTCTGGTGGATGAGTGCCGCCACCTGGCTACTAGCGGCATCCTGGACTGGGGCAGTGCGCGGGGCGTGGGTGCGTACGCCCGCGCCAGCCCCCCGCCACACAAGCTGCCCGACGGGAACTACTCCACTGTCGGGGGTGAGACTTGTCGATGGATGTTACTGATCTCTTCACACTAGTTTGTTCATTCTTTTCCGGCATCCCTTTCTGTCTATCTCAATGGGGTTATGCATGTTGATACCTCTACTTGATTTATTTATCCACATTACTTATTCCTGTACAGCATCTCCTTAGTCTATGTTGACCTGTCCGTTGCAATtgtcacggattttgccttcactggtagcctggtaacatacactcccaggtctttctctgcctctgtggtggatagtggagtgtttcccatgtggtattggtgtgctggatatcccttcactggtagcctggtaacatacactcccaggtctttctctccctctgtggtggatagtggagtgtttcccatgtggtattggtgtgctggatatcccttcactggtagcctggtaacatatagtcccaggtctttctctgcctctgtggtggatagtggagtgtttcccatgtggtattggtatgctggatatcccctcccatggtgcaggactttacatttttcttcattgaattgtagcagccactttttgttccattcctgtagcttggtgaggtcttctggtaggatatccgcagtcaaggagttaatgGGGCAATTCAGGGTGATGGCTGTTACTAATCTATTACCCACACTAATTTGATTGTTCATTTACAGTAGCCTTTTctatcttaacccagtagcagcgacgggccaaatttgtggctttaccgtgcagcagcgacgggccaaatttgtgccatgatttaacccccccaaaaatagatgatacataaactgatcacaaatgcttcgatatgtattatgaattggcttgtgtgagtgatgattttttctcatttttctcgcttagagggaccattaagaaacatgatccctgctgctatcgggttaatgGGGTAATACATGGGAGAGCTGTCTTCATGCTTATAACAGTGGATGGCGTTCTCACCAGCTCTCTCTGTGGCAGGCGAGGGCATCGGGGACGTGGTGCAGCTGCTGGTGTGGGAGGTGAATGAGATCGAGCGCGTGGAGGTCGAGAAGGAGCCGAAGGACTGGGCCGTGGGGGATGAGGTGAGGGACAACACACCGCACTTTTGTCATCGGTAGTTCTCATAATTCCACCCCCACCCCagcccaattttttttttgtttatttattttttttacgtctacacctataacactggtaggcttgcttgagggggctggatggtgttcggccccaccccatcatggcacaggcaagtgtttatagtggcgccatcttctcttctttcctccgttttctttttcactaCACTTTGTCCTCCCtcatcttatcttttcttcttccttttcttctgtcttgtttttctccgcctttcttcatcttcctcctcagtaccaatcttgtcctctctctcattgtttgtttccttttttatatttcttcttcctttagtaTCTCAATAAGCTTCATTTtgatctttttatattttctcttctatcgTTTTATCCTTATATTCCTTCTTAATTCAACAACAGAGTAACCTCCACCTTGCTGTCCCTATCTATCCTTTCCATCACTctatccttcttttatctcttcctcctgtaccaagtagcgggctttttttttattattgtttcctttttttgtgtgcccttgagctgtctcctttgtcgtaaaaaaaataaaataaaatcctaATCCCCTccatcctgctcttcctctcccttctccgttCTCCCCGTGCATCTCTTTCCTATGTTTCTTCTTGTATGCTCCAAATAAGCTTAATCCTGCTCCTCTTGTCTCTTATTTTCACTAGTTTATCCTCTTtataattctccttcttctcacatATCAACAAGCTCCATCCCGATCCTCCTATAATCTCTCTCAGTCCCTTTATTCTagtcatatttcttcttcttttaacattAACGATCATCTTGtatcttctcctttcatccccCGCTGTGTCGCCCCGTAGGTTGGTCTGCTGCTGCGGCTGGGTGGCGTTGTGGGCTCGGTGCTGTGTTGGCTGCAGCTGCGCGCCCAACACCTGCTGCACACCTGGAACACAGCGCCCTACTACCTGCTGACTCAAGCCGACCTGCCCAGGATCATTGAGGAACTGAAGCTGCTGAGGGTGAGGAGTTGTTATATCCAGATCGTTCGGTTTTAGTTTGTTGATATTTTTCCTTCATCACAACCCCCCCcgccctcgttctccttctctctcgtcgcttccactttcattttttctttctcggaGTCTCAGGTGTTTGTGGGCTGCTGAACAGAGGGCTTATAGTGTCTgcactcctccttctctacttgtTTTGTCACAGAATAACATTAATTAAACTTAACgcagtagcagtgacgggccaaatttgtggctttaccgtgtagcagcaacgggccaaatttgtggctttaccatgtagcagcgacggggcaaatttgtggctttactgtgcagcagcgatgggtcaaatttgtggctttaccgtgtagcagcaacaggccaaatttgtggctttaccgtgtagcagtgacaggccaaatttgtggctttaccgtgtagcagtgacaggccaaatttgtggctttaccgtgtagcagcaacaggccaaatttgtggctttaccgtgcagcagcgacaggccaaatttgtggctttaccgtgtagcagcgatgggccaaatttgtggcatgatacaaaccccccaaaacggatgatacataatctgatcacaaatgctttgatatatattatgaaacggtttgtgtgaggggtgtttttttctcattttctcgcttggagggaccattaagaaacatgatccctgctgctactgggttaagttcCTCAGTTCAGGCGCTTCTGAGGGTGAGGTGCCAGTGTTCAGTTGTTCTATTCAGCCTTAGCTCATGTACCCCCCTAGTCCTCTCACTCTTTGGGCCAGAAGTGTGCTTGAGTCATGTCGCATTCTGTTCCCTTCAGATTCAAGAACAGGAGCCTCTGACCaagtccctctttcttttccctcccttgcagtttcttatctcttctcatcCTTGCAGTTTGGtgttttttctctaatttctttctctctttccctcttcatcttaacAGTTTCTGATCTCTTCTCATCCTTGCAGTTTTGTGTCTTTTCTtatcgtttctttctctcttttcctcttcatcttaacaGTTTCTGATCTCTTCTCATCCTTGCAGTTTTGTGTCTTTTCTtatcgtttctttctctcttttcctcttcatcttaacagtttcttatctcttctcatcCTTGCAGTTTTGtgtcttatcttttctttctctctttccctcttcatcttaacagtttcttatctcttctcatcCTTGCAGTTTTGTGTCTTTTCtgattgtttctttctctcttttcctcttcatcttcacagtttctttcttatccattctgactcctcctttctttgcttcccaTCCCGCCACAGATACAGGAACGAGAGCACCTGACCAAGACCGATGACATGGCCCGCCTCCTCTACTCCATGTCCCGGGCAAAGCAGGTGGTCATGATAGAGAAGCTCGTCgataaggttaaggtaaggtcaTTCACAACCCTGTCTTCTAGTATGTCTTTATCCGTTCCTGAAGTACATTATTGATAGGGTCGAGGtaggtcttttctttttctttttacaacaaaggagacagctcaagggcacaataaaaggaagcaatagtaaaaataaaagtccgctgctcgctgctcctaaaaagaatccagagaggtggctgaaagagaggtcaatttcgggaggaatcatttttttttttacaacaaaggagacagctcaagggcacaaaaaaaggaagcaatagtaaaaataaaagtccgctgctcgctgctcctaaaagaatccagagaggtggctgaaagagaggtcaatttcgggaggaatcattttttttttttacagtaaaggagatggttcaagggcgtaaagaaaaatatatataaaaaaaaaagcccgctacttactgctcctgaatagaagtcaaaggagtggccaaaaagagaggtcaatttcgaggtAGGTCATTCACAGCCCTGCCTCTGCGTACGTCTTGATCGATTGTTGAAGAACGTATGTAATTGATAAGGTTGAGGGAAGCACATTCATGACCCTGTTGTCTCGTATGTCTTTTTATTCCCTCACTGAAGTTCCCTCCACTTGTCGTTCCTCTCACTGTCTCAGCCTTCCACAGACATGCGAGGTCCAGGTGACTTACGGTATAGGCTATGATAGGATCCATAGaggtgttgttttctttcttttcctgtacgtactctcccctcctccctctctttcttagtgtttccttgcctttcccacacaatttctccctcctccctctctttcttagtgtttccttgcctttccttcacaatttctccctcctccctctctttcttagtgtttccttgcctttccttcacaatttctccctcctccctctctttcttagtgtttccttgcctttccttcacaatttctccctcctccctctcctcccgctcaCCCTCTCACCCCCGCAGACGTACGAGGCCCAGATGGTGGATGCGGTGAGTGCCGTGTGCCGCACCGTGAGTCTGGCACAGCTGCAGAACTCCATGCCCAACCCAAGGATCTGGCGGGGCATCGGCCGCATCCCCCACGAGCCACACTACTACGTCTACGAGTACATTGGCAAGGACTGGCTCTGCTTTGTGACCAACACAGCCTTAAGatgtccctccctctttccctccttccagtGACCCTTTACACTCCTCTTGCTTCATCCTTGAGTGCTTGTTGTTTGGCAGGCGGCAGTGATGGATACCATTTTGGGTTTCAAATTGTTGATAATGTTGCAGACGGCTGTTTGTTACAGTACGTTTCTTAGCAGAGGGCAGTGCCGGGGGTGTTTACAATAATTATAATGAGTTACCTGACAGATTAATGAAATGGCTGTCTGCAACAGTATTAGCAATTTTTGAAACTCAAAATCTACAACACTTGATGGTACTCGTCATTACTGTCTACACACTATTAACACTGACAACTGTTTCCAGTGTGTGGGCTGTAATACATGATTCACAAAATCAGACATGCTGTGTAacagcaggttgccagagcacaataatgcacacttcagacagCAGCTAAAGTGCCTCTGTTGTCTAGCACAGGGTCCCCCACAGCACGGGCCACACCCTGGCACTGGGCTGAGGGAGACAATCACTGGGTTGCCACAGGTAGACAGCCAGGCAGCAGGAGGCACACAGCTCTTGGTACTGTCAGAGGACTTGCAGTTTAGTCATGAGAGCAATATTCCAAACAGTACAGGGCTGCTGAGGGAGAAGACTGAGGTGCACTGCTCTGTCTCAACTTCCACTAACCTGACCGTGTGTGTCCCACAGCTGCTGTGCTGGAGCCCGTGCTGGATGCTGTGTCCAAGCTTGGTGTGGTGCTGCAGCGGAGGGCCGGCGCCACCATCCTCAAGGTGGTCTGCTACGCATGGCTGGAGCACATCAAGGTCCAGAAAATCAAGTTTTCCCTCTGGGGGGCACAGCAGCTGCTGAAAGGTGGGTATGGGGGGCAGCAGGAGGCACAGGGCAGGCAAGGCACCACAGGGGAAAGGCTCTGTCCTCTCAAAGCCTCCGTGTGGTGACAACCTTCATGTCCTCTTGCCTCATTAAGAAGGAGGACAAGTCAAGGCTCCAAGTGAAGGAAAGTTCTGTATCCGATAATCTCTGTCCCTGACTCATGACCTGCAGCACTGCCTTGCCCACAGCCTGACCACCGTCCCCCCGGCAGACTTCCACGCGCTGGCGGAGTGGCTGCAGAAGTACCCCGGTCTGGCCCCCGAGGCGCGGACGCAGGTGCTGGCGGTGGACGTGCTGCGGGAGTGCGAGGGCGTGGCGCGGCTCCTCATGCGGCAGCCGCCCCTCGTGGTGGGCTACACCTCGCAGAACCAGGTGGCTCCCATGGGGCCCATCAGTGCTGGTGAGGACACTTCCCCTGGGGCTGGACTCACCCATGGAGCTGTTCTGTTAATgtccacacacaccatttccctcGCCAATACTTTGTACCACTGTATCTTAGGTCAACAGTCATTCCTGAAACTCTAATTGGATTAAAACATGTTTTTCAgaatcttcctctgtctcttttcaTAAGGACAAAACATACTTTGCCTTTGCTCTGTCTGAAGAATACTAAACTGCGTATTGGTGCTGTGtagctcttcccttcctcctccgtctatcTGTGTCCTTGCCTGTGCCGGCTAACTTGCTGTGCCTCCCTGCAGCCACACAACAATGTCCTCAGCCCACAGCATCACAGGCATCTCGTAGGctaatcttccccttcccttgcagGACGGAAGCATGACAAGGAGGTGAAGCTGAGCCAGGACAACGATGACATCCCGGCGGAGATGTACGTGCCTAACCAGCAGCTGTGGCTGTCGCTGCGGGCGCGGCCGGCCTCCTCCGTGTGCGTCAAGATGGGCTCCTGCTGCTCCTGGCCCTACTGAACGGATGGCTCCTGAACCTCCTTGAAGTGCTCACTCAATGGTCTAATGCTGCTGCCAGTGAGTAGGGACGTCACTGCTGGATGGGTGGTGCTGAGGGCAGTGAGTCATGGCTAGTCGTGGCCAGTGGCGGGGCAGGACAGGCAGGTCACCCCGCCTGGTCTCTACTCGGGTGACCGGTGAAGGTGAAGGTCGCAGTGCTCACACAAACACAGAATCTTAAAATTTACCTCAGATCAAATTTTTCGTCATTCTACACTTCAAATTTCTGTACTTCTGAAGGTTTGTCCACATAACCAGCATTGTCTTGCTATCAATAAGGAGAGAAATGATCGCCGAAACACATCCTGAATTGGCTAGAGGCGCACTCGCTCATATCTGCATTCTCCGAGAGGTCAGTAGTGACGAGATTTGTTTTGTAGTTCTTAGTCTTCCCGAAGTACTACCGTCCTTACGATGCTTAACCTTTTGAACAAGCTTTTTAAATAGCTCTTTACAAACATCAGACCGTAAAGTTATTCTTACCATGCTAAGTAGTGGTCGACAGGACACTTTAGTCTTCTCTCTTCTACGGCACGAGTGTAGCGACTAAGAGATTTACAGCG
Proteins encoded:
- the LOC126981210 gene encoding uncharacterized protein LOC126981210 isoform X2, whose translation is MMEDANTECKKFCADWASFHKVTQVLVKAVRRIHHGVREEHTRLSEGDRPSRLRSTVLARHESAYKKVILGLQDYSANFLEMEEQYRELVKNRSKYCRIQFSRVVERHSQIEMQRDTILFSVEGMIKAQLRVAASDFTERSKKLLDAGIFDVIGAYNEALVKLKHIVPKKDPQQEEEEDEEDEEKEEREKMYRTVMPDTLVPPLSCLKQITASKVLQTVARERAPQVTQCIAETLLQEFRVPAENGTPLPWKPITFHSKPGVVTGDIFEDAIAKEEDENKINQQKLDLALRMEFGEDFPGTDYLPANDSGEAARPISGSTVDALIATNTELLNLLVDKFTKTTGVLVKGMVKQSKTGEKRLSKAARTRIETYYVERAWGEGSEFVEELMLWVPPSARPPPYPPPALLPPQTLFHILTTFQHFCNRALVPESCRASCEGLVDECRHLATSGILDWGSARGVGAYARASPPPHKLPDGNYSTVGGEGIGDVVQLLVWEVNEIERVEVEKEPKDWAVGDEVGLLLRLGGVVGSVLCWLQLRAQHLLHTWNTAPYYLLTQADLPRIIEELKLLRIQEREHLTKTDDMARLLYSMSRAKQVVMIEKLVDKVKTYEAQMVDAVSAVCRTVSLAQLQNSMPNPRIWRGIGRIPHEPHYYVYDCCAGARAGCCVQAWCGAAAEGRRHHPQGGLLRMAGAHQGPENQVFPLGGTAAAERLPRAGGVAAEVPRSGPRGADAGAGGGRAAGVRGRGAAPHAAAAPRGGLHLAEPGGSHGAHQCWTEA
- the LOC126981210 gene encoding uncharacterized protein LOC126981210 isoform X1, translated to MMEDANTECKKFCADWASFHKVTQVLVKAVRRIHHGVREEHTRLSEGDRPSRLRSTVLARHESAYKKVILGLQDYSANFLEMEEQYRELVKNRSKYCRIQFSRVVERHSQIEMQRDTILFSVEGMIKAQLRVAASDFTERSKKLLDAGIFDVIGAYNEALVKLKHIVPKKDPQQEEEEDEEDEEKEEREKMYRTVMPDTLVPPLSCLKQITASKVLQTVARERAPQVTQCIAETLLQEFRVPAENGTPLPWKPITFHSKPGVVTGDIFEDAIAKEEDENKINQQKLDLALRMEFGEDFPGTDYLPANDSGEAARPISGSTVDALIATNTELLNLLVDKFTKTTGVLVKGMVKQSKTGEKRLSKAARTRIETYYVERAWGEGSEFVEELMLWVPPSARPPPYPPPALLPPQTLFHILTTFQHFCNRALVPESCRASCEGLVDECRHLATSGILDWGSARGVGAYARASPPPHKLPDGNYSTVGGEGIGDVVQLLVWEVNEIERVEVEKEPKDWAVGDEVGLLLRLGGVVGSVLCWLQLRAQHLLHTWNTAPYYLLTQADLPRIIEELKLLRIQEREHLTKTDDMARLLYSMSRAKQVVMIEKLVDKVKTYEAQMVDAVSAVCRTVSLAQLQNSMPNPRIWRGIGRIPHEPHYYVYEYIAAVLEPVLDAVSKLGVVLQRRAGATILKVVCYAWLEHIKVQKIKFSLWGAQQLLKDFHALAEWLQKYPGLAPEARTQVLAVDVLRECEGVARLLMRQPPLVVGYTSQNQVAPMGPISAGRKHDKEVKLSQDNDDIPAEMYVPNQQLWLSLRARPASSVCVKMGSCCSWPY